A stretch of DNA from Nitratireductor thuwali:
AAGATGGGCGTTACCGGCGTTCCCTGCTTCCTGCTGGAAGGCCGTTATGCGCTCATGGGCGCCCAGCCGCCGGATGCACTGGCCGACGCCATCGTCAAGGTCTCCCAGGCCAAGGCACAGGGCGCGCTGGACGAAGCGCCCTCCTGGTAGTTCCGGAAGGTTTTCACGCCGCTTCCTTGTCGGCAAGCTTGGCCAGCTGCGTCATGATGACGGCGGCGCCGGACAGACGCTTTTCCGCGGTGGGCAGGTCGCGGATGAAGACGACGCTCTGGTCGGGCCGTATTTTTGCTGCCGGGCCCTGCGCGGCAATGTAGCCGACGAGGCCGGCCGGGTCGGGAAACTGCTTCTCGCGGAAATGCAGGACGACCCCCTTCGGCCCGGCGTCGAGCTTTTCCACATTGGCGCGCCGGCACAGCGCCTTGATGTAGACGATCTTGAGGAGGTGCTGCACCTCGTCTGGCAGCGGTCCGAAACGGTCGATGAGCTCGGCCCCGAAGGCGTCGATCTCGCCGGGCGTTTCGAGGTCTCCCAGACGGCGGTAAAGCCCCAGCCGCAACTGCAGGTCGGGCACATAGTGCTCGGGGATCATGACCGCCGTGCCGACGGTGATCTGCGGCGACCAGCCCGTATCCACCACCTCGCCCGATCCCCTGAGCTCGGCCACGGCCTCTTCCAGCATCTGCTGATACAGTTCGTAGCCGACTTCCTTGACGTGGCCCGATTGGGCGTCGCCGAGCAGGTTTCCCGCGCCGCGGATGTCGAGGTCGTGGCTGGCGAGCTGGAAGCCGGCGCCCAGCGTGTCGAGGGATTGCAGCACCTTCAGCCGCCGCTCCGCCGTTGCCGTCAGCGTGCGGTTGGCCGGCAGGGTGAAGAGCGCATAGGCGCGCACCTTCGACCGCCCCACGCGTCCGCGTATCTGGTAAAGCTGGGCCAGGCCGAACATGTCGGCGCGGTGCACGATCAGCGTGTTGGCGGTGGGAATGTCGAGGCCCGATTCCACGATCGTCGTCGACAAAAGCACGTCGTACTGGCCGTCATAGAACGCATTCATGATGTCGTCGAGCTCGCCCGGCGGCAGTTGCCCATGGGCCGTCGCGACCTTGAGTTCCGGCACCTGCTCGGCCAGGAAGTCCTGCACTTCGCCAAGGTCGGAGATGCGTGGAACGACGTAGAAGCTCTGGCCGCCGCGGTAGCGCTCCCGCAGAAGCGTCTCGCGAATGACGAGCGGGTCGAAGGGCGAGATGAATGTGCGCACCGCCATCCGATCCACCGGCGGCGTGGCGATCAGCGACAATTCGCGCACGCCGGTCAGCGCCAGCTGCAGCGTGCGGGGAATGGGCGTGGCCGACAGCGTGAGCACATGCACATCCGATTTCAGCTCTTTCAGCCGTTCCTTGTGCTTGACGCCGAAATGCTGCTCCTCGTCGATGATGAGAAGGCCGAGATTCTTGAAGCTGACTGAGCTGCCCAGCAGCGCATGGGTGCCGATGACGATGTCCACCGTGCCGTCGGCAACGCCCTTCTTGGTTTCGTTGAGCTCCTTGGCGCCGACCAGCCGCGAGGCCTGGCGCACATTGAGCGGCAAGCCGGCGAAGCGCTCGCGGAAAGTCTTGAAGTGCTGGCGCGCCAGCAGGGTCGTCGGCACCACCACAGCGACCTGCAAGCCATCCATGGCCGCGACAAAGGCCGCCCGCAACGCGACCTCGGTCTTGCCGAAGCCGACATCGCCGCAGATCAGCCGGTCCATCGGCCGGCCCGACGACAGATCCTCCAGCACCGCATCGATGGCGTTCTGCTGGTCGTCCGTCTCGTCATAGGGAAAGCGCGCCGCGAATTCGCCGTAGAGGCCGTCCGGCGGCGACAGCTTGGCGCCCGGCCGCATGGCGCGCTCGGCGGCAAGCTTGATGAGCTGCCCGGCCATCTCCAGCAGGCGCTTCTTGAGTTTTGCCTTGCGCGATTGCCAGGCCACGCCGCCCAGCTTGTCCAGAACGGCCTCGGCCGCATCCGACCCGTAGCGCGA
This window harbors:
- the mfd gene encoding transcription-repair coupling factor: MTKLVNTIGLKANAPGLTVLDGVADGYEPFALAQISKETAADRPLVFVVRDGQRLPSIGEALRFVAPDIPVLELPAWDCLPYDRVSPGADASARRLAALSAMAALKDEPHRAIILLSANALLQRMPPAEQIRTQGFQARPGNQVKMEGLAATLERAGFERVPTVRDVGQYAVRGGILDLHAPGSDEALRLDFFGDTLESIRAFDVATQRTIGQRTEFSLQAMSEVMLTPEAISRFRRNYIEMFGAPSREDALYAAISEGRRFAGMEHWLPLFFERLETVFDYLPDAPFVFDHLAEEAVGERHALIVDHYEARRRQMAGDGVQNAVPYKPVPPETLYLDREEVDAAERHKTVIRMTPFAAPDGSGATVRHAGAEAGRSFAGERADPNANVFDHVVRHIGALRAAGKKVLIAGWSEGSADRLGQILAEHQLGNVEQVASLDDLARLDRGKAGLGILPLETGFETAQLAVIGEQDILGDRLVRRSRKRKKASDFIAEVNALSAGDIVVHSDHGIGRFIGLKTIEAAGAPHECLELRYAGDDRLFLPVENIELLSRYGSDAAEAVLDKLGGVAWQSRKAKLKKRLLEMAGQLIKLAAERAMRPGAKLSPPDGLYGEFAARFPYDETDDQQNAIDAVLEDLSSGRPMDRLICGDVGFGKTEVALRAAFVAAMDGLQVAVVVPTTLLARQHFKTFRERFAGLPLNVRQASRLVGAKELNETKKGVADGTVDIVIGTHALLGSSVSFKNLGLLIIDEEQHFGVKHKERLKELKSDVHVLTLSATPIPRTLQLALTGVRELSLIATPPVDRMAVRTFISPFDPLVIRETLLRERYRGGQSFYVVPRISDLGEVQDFLAEQVPELKVATAHGQLPPGELDDIMNAFYDGQYDVLLSTTIVESGLDIPTANTLIVHRADMFGLAQLYQIRGRVGRSKVRAYALFTLPANRTLTATAERRLKVLQSLDTLGAGFQLASHDLDIRGAGNLLGDAQSGHVKEVGYELYQQMLEEAVAELRGSGEVVDTGWSPQITVGTAVMIPEHYVPDLQLRLGLYRRLGDLETPGEIDAFGAELIDRFGPLPDEVQHLLKIVYIKALCRRANVEKLDAGPKGVVLHFREKQFPDPAGLVGYIAAQGPAAKIRPDQSVVFIRDLPTAEKRLSGAAVIMTQLAKLADKEAA